A window of Corallococcus macrosporus DSM 14697 contains these coding sequences:
- a CDS encoding PspA, whose translation MQNDMKGIIQAAVAEEVGKTMGRQVELLEQIAHFLGIESGPTPAASAPKRAPVPPPAPKRTPAPATGPAPKRPSSVPVRKYVRQEAAPKPTRAGPAPQKSRGRPRAAGRTVASVPSSSPSPATPVAYEVGQEVRYKQGRGSFSAKVTAVDAKAKTVTLARVSDSLKVVRPFDKVTPA comes from the coding sequence ATGCAGAACGACATGAAGGGCATCATCCAGGCTGCGGTGGCAGAGGAGGTGGGGAAGACGATGGGCCGGCAGGTGGAGCTGCTGGAGCAGATTGCTCATTTCCTGGGCATTGAGTCCGGCCCGACTCCTGCGGCGTCCGCTCCGAAGCGCGCACCCGTGCCTCCTCCCGCGCCGAAGCGCACGCCTGCGCCCGCTACCGGGCCCGCGCCGAAGCGCCCGTCCTCGGTGCCTGTGCGGAAGTATGTGAGGCAGGAGGCCGCGCCGAAGCCCACGCGGGCCGGCCCCGCGCCCCAGAAGAGCCGCGGGCGCCCGCGCGCAGCGGGACGCACGGTGGCGTCCGTCCCCAGCTCCAGTCCCAGCCCCGCGACGCCCGTCGCATACGAGGTGGGGCAGGAGGTGCGTTACAAGCAGGGGAGGGGCAGCTTCTCGGCGAAGGTGACGGCCGTCGACGCGAAGGCGAAGACGGTGACGTTGGCGCGTGTCTCCGACAGCCTGAAGGTGGTGCGCCCTTTCGACAAGGTGACGCCAGCCTGA
- a CDS encoding IS701 family transposase, protein MTPTQLRKLDQELSEYLDSMTVGMGRTERRRALGGYVTGLLLDGERKSIEPMAARLVEEPDQTEAMRQRLQQCVSGASWDDAEMRRRLALKLQRELPGLEALVLDDTGFPKKGVHSVGVARQYSGTLGRTDNCQVAVSLHLAGEKGSGCIAMRLYLPEEWTQDRRRMRTAGVPPEVGFKRKWELALEQLDDALGWGVRHHVVLADPGYGNCREFREALRAKGLHFLMGIQGNTNVWPPDSKPQAPQRVPHQRGRPRTRYFDASGQSPVLIEQLAAQLPRSAFHRVQWRQGSRGMQSSRFAALRVRTAERHMERAAPSEEVWLLVEWPRGEAGPTKYYLSSLPEDTPLKELVRMARLRWRVERDYQEMKGEVGLDHFEGRSWRGFHHHATLCMVAHGFLALRRALFPPEEGAVDTAPGAAAAPMLAAAAHRSLPPMPAPDPRSRASSWAVAHVTG, encoded by the coding sequence ATGACGCCCACACAGCTACGCAAGCTCGACCAGGAGCTGAGCGAGTACCTGGACTCGATGACGGTGGGAATGGGCCGCACTGAGAGACGTCGCGCCTTGGGCGGCTATGTCACCGGCCTGCTGCTGGACGGAGAGCGCAAGAGCATCGAGCCCATGGCGGCCCGGCTCGTCGAGGAGCCGGACCAGACGGAGGCCATGCGCCAGCGACTCCAGCAGTGCGTGTCCGGTGCGAGCTGGGATGACGCCGAGATGCGACGGCGCCTGGCGCTGAAGCTGCAACGCGAGTTGCCGGGCCTGGAGGCTCTCGTCCTCGACGATACGGGCTTCCCAAAGAAGGGCGTGCATTCGGTCGGCGTAGCCCGCCAGTACTCCGGAACGCTGGGCCGCACGGACAATTGCCAGGTGGCGGTCAGTCTGCATCTGGCAGGCGAGAAGGGCAGCGGCTGCATCGCCATGCGCCTGTACCTGCCCGAGGAGTGGACACAGGACAGGCGCCGGATGCGAACGGCAGGCGTCCCGCCGGAGGTCGGCTTCAAGCGCAAGTGGGAACTGGCACTCGAGCAACTCGACGACGCGCTGGGCTGGGGCGTGCGCCACCACGTCGTCCTGGCCGACCCGGGCTATGGCAACTGCCGTGAGTTTCGCGAGGCACTGCGCGCCAAGGGGCTGCACTTCCTGATGGGAATCCAGGGCAACACCAACGTCTGGCCTCCTGACTCCAAGCCGCAGGCTCCCCAGCGGGTGCCGCACCAGAGGGGCCGCCCTCGGACACGCTACTTCGATGCCAGCGGCCAGAGCCCGGTGCTCATCGAGCAACTGGCGGCGCAACTGCCTCGGTCCGCCTTCCATCGCGTGCAGTGGCGGCAAGGCAGCCGGGGCATGCAGTCCTCGCGATTTGCCGCACTGCGCGTCCGCACCGCGGAGCGACACATGGAGCGGGCAGCGCCCAGCGAGGAAGTCTGGTTGCTGGTGGAGTGGCCGCGGGGGGAGGCAGGCCCGACGAAGTACTACCTATCCTCGCTGCCGGAGGACACCCCGCTGAAGGAGTTGGTGCGCATGGCCAGGCTGCGCTGGCGGGTGGAGCGCGATTACCAGGAGATGAAGGGCGAGGTCGGCCTGGACCACTTCGAGGGCAGAAGCTGGCGAGGCTTCCATCACCACGCCACGCTCTGCATGGTGGCCCATGGCTTCCTCGCCCTGCGTCGGGCGCTTTTCCCCCCGGAGGAAGGTGCGGTGGACACTGCCCCAGGTGCGGCGGCAGCTCCAATGCTTGCTGCTGCGGCGCATCGGTCACTGCCCCCTATGCCTGCGCCCGATCCGCGCTCGCGCGCCTCCTCGTGGGCCGTCGCGCATGTGACCGGGTAG
- a CDS encoding DUSAM domain-containing protein, translated as MSETVDWGPIRTLARRVPLGEERLALTMTEKALLKRTASEVGLSDGEAETALASEEGALGLLREEIRRIREGSRRHMEALARMYRHQDKGDVSSARQERREVLAVEVVPHYRAIAQEQLDDMAYEP; from the coding sequence GTGAGTGAAACCGTTGACTGGGGCCCGATTCGCACACTGGCACGCCGCGTCCCCCTCGGAGAGGAGCGCCTGGCCCTCACGATGACGGAGAAAGCACTGCTGAAGCGCACGGCCTCCGAGGTGGGCCTCAGCGACGGCGAAGCCGAAACTGCGCTCGCCTCGGAGGAGGGCGCGTTAGGCCTCTTGCGTGAGGAGATTCGGCGCATCCGAGAAGGCTCCCGCAGGCACATGGAAGCGCTGGCTCGGATGTACCGGCACCAGGACAAGGGGGACGTCAGCAGCGCCCGCCAGGAGAGACGGGAAGTGCTCGCCGTGGAAGTCGTGCCTCACTACCGCGCCATCGCCCAGGAGCAGCTCGACGACATGGCCTACGAGCCGTGA
- a CDS encoding serine/threonine-protein kinase, whose protein sequence is MTKRPEDEVSTEELPPSPPAPPSPSSPRFLFYVDDVRYEAVGALEVRSNGEKLLKAERRVADGILAGPCLVRQIASPSTFMMRTRLIEEVQLAFRLNHPNIAQVFHMQVDEDADVPFAVMEYVGGPSLETLVTAALVRGKPLSEGFALYVGAEVADALHYAHTLTSEKGVPLGIVHRDVSPRHIALGLHGEVKVLDFGSAFSLMVGREESPENLLRGDVAYASPEYLRKEGLTPRSDVFSLGVLLVEVLAGKHLFEVHDVPVVAKESRFVTESPPTLPLQQMQALMDTFGPDVVEKAVAHLNEDLKAVLHKALRLNPEERFATAADMRDALRGVAHAQLRAPYGRAEAAKEASLVVSEGGVLRDQVEFGEAGLYPDGLEKHELGLPKKV, encoded by the coding sequence ATGACGAAGCGTCCGGAAGATGAAGTGTCGACGGAAGAGTTACCGCCCAGCCCCCCCGCCCCGCCTAGCCCCAGCTCGCCGCGCTTCCTCTTCTATGTGGATGACGTCCGTTACGAGGCGGTGGGGGCGCTTGAGGTGCGGTCGAATGGCGAGAAGCTCCTGAAGGCGGAGCGGCGAGTGGCGGATGGAATCCTGGCCGGCCCCTGCCTGGTTCGCCAGATTGCCAGCCCCTCCACGTTCATGATGCGCACGCGGCTGATTGAGGAGGTGCAGTTGGCCTTCCGACTCAACCACCCCAACATCGCTCAAGTCTTCCACATGCAGGTGGATGAGGATGCGGATGTGCCCTTCGCAGTCATGGAGTACGTGGGTGGGCCTTCGCTGGAGACGCTGGTGACTGCGGCGTTGGTGCGAGGCAAGCCCCTCTCAGAGGGCTTTGCCTTGTACGTGGGGGCGGAGGTGGCGGATGCGCTGCACTACGCGCACACGCTGACGTCGGAGAAGGGCGTGCCCCTGGGCATCGTCCACCGTGACGTGAGTCCTAGGCACATCGCCTTGGGCCTCCATGGAGAGGTGAAGGTGCTGGACTTCGGCTCGGCGTTCTCGCTGATGGTGGGGCGGGAGGAGTCGCCGGAGAATCTGCTGCGAGGGGACGTGGCCTACGCCTCTCCGGAGTACCTGCGCAAGGAAGGGCTGACGCCGCGCTCCGACGTCTTCAGCCTGGGGGTGTTGCTGGTGGAAGTCCTTGCGGGCAAGCACCTCTTCGAGGTGCACGACGTCCCGGTGGTGGCGAAGGAGAGCCGGTTTGTCACGGAGTCGCCGCCCACGTTGCCGCTGCAGCAGATGCAGGCCCTCATGGACACGTTCGGCCCGGACGTCGTCGAGAAGGCGGTGGCGCACCTCAATGAGGACCTCAAGGCGGTGCTGCACAAGGCCCTGCGCCTCAACCCCGAGGAGCGCTTCGCGACGGCGGCCGACATGCGGGATGCGCTGCGGGGCGTCGCCCACGCCCAGCTCCGTGCGCCCTATGGGCGCGCGGAGGCCGCCAAGGAGGCCTCCCTCGTGGTATCCGAAGGCGGGGTGCTGCGGGACCAGGTGGAGTTCGGCGAGGCCGGCCTCTACCCGGATGGGCTGGAGAAGCACGAGCTGGGACTCCCGAAGAAGGTGTAG
- a CDS encoding helix-turn-helix domain-containing protein, whose product MNQQLAAHLGSIARLAREQMSLTQVQVAERVGLASAVYSRIERGQMIPSVETLKKLCIELMVSPEDLMGLTESPSSGSPTRPDDDVTLRRLIFLARKLDASKLDALVRITTELAR is encoded by the coding sequence ATGAACCAACAGCTCGCAGCGCACCTCGGGAGTATCGCCCGCCTCGCTCGGGAACAGATGAGTCTGACGCAGGTCCAAGTCGCTGAGCGCGTGGGGCTGGCCTCTGCCGTCTACAGCCGGATTGAGCGCGGGCAGATGATTCCCAGCGTCGAGACACTGAAGAAGCTGTGCATCGAGTTGATGGTCTCCCCGGAGGACCTGATGGGCCTCACCGAGTCCCCCAGTAGCGGGAGTCCAACTCGGCCGGACGACGATGTGACGCTGCGGCGGCTGATCTTCTTGGCGAGGAAGCTCGACGCGTCGAAGCTGGACGCCCTCGTCCGCATCACCACCGAGCTGGCCCGCTGA
- a CDS encoding helix-turn-helix domain-containing protein, with product MHIPLDVRDFALTKEPARPLPSVISDTLRAARLRAGLKQTEVAHLIGISPGVYSRLERGRTLPSVRTLYRLCTVLEASPNELLGYPDALPPDVVAAAKDALRRRVHQLDGRQALALIQLLSGVR from the coding sequence ATGCATATCCCACTTGATGTCCGCGACTTCGCCCTTACGAAGGAGCCCGCCCGCCCCCTGCCCAGCGTCATCAGCGACACCCTTCGCGCGGCCCGCCTTCGGGCAGGACTGAAGCAGACAGAGGTGGCCCACCTCATCGGCATCTCCCCCGGCGTCTACAGCCGGCTCGAGCGCGGGCGAACGCTCCCCAGCGTCCGGACGCTGTACCGTCTGTGCACCGTCCTCGAAGCCTCTCCCAATGAGTTGCTGGGCTATCCCGATGCACTGCCGCCGGACGTCGTTGCTGCCGCGAAGGACGCCCTGCGACGCCGTGTGCACCAGTTGGACGGACGCCAGGCCCTTGCTCTCATTCAGCTTTTGTCGGGCGTGCGTTGA
- a CDS encoding serine/threonine protein kinase — MRDNGPPAVLSPGDSVMGYTVVRQLDRGGFGTVYLATNDGQPCALKLVERQRVEGRVEKEISILLRLTHPNVVGIRGFTYWQAEERDFALIAMEYVEGRKLSAWVKDENPSARRIAKVTLDMARALKASHEAGVVHRDVKDANVMVRDADGLAVLVDYGIGDYAGAPSGITQSMLPPGTMEYRPPEAWLFLQKYLGQKTSARYVSAPSDDMWALGTVLYRLLTARLPFDAGTEEDYIRSVISKSPVPPHHVNRFVPERLGMLCMRLLEKDPAARPDASAVCAALEQLLSGAEGEAWDTPLFEAYGPNSATTEGEGNALKRWAKRPLRQMRRGKPPGPELPEVPGEGRPAALPPEAPPVPAATRPVEAQLPGLALDAGVGAEAAMEADGALEAALVAPGVEAGRPSVLSRLRLGRVLGAGLLAMTLASGAYFSLRTDSPQPQAVTGQEVAPYIEKPQAAPAAAPTGPEATPAAVAPPATLPEVTATVTTTKSDSPTSPPVPAKKATRSVSSALATAALCTTFACSGPQVRPAPDPEPCPAGSVEGMRKLGMKSGDYEAASFVRGDQKVVTVRDGTAQIILGGDKATLSGRLTIADRVYVRLTRVRFRGESFPVCLEVLDTSRNRGLEIEGGGGETGKARVYSAVFVKAVSEFE; from the coding sequence ATGAGGGACAACGGCCCCCCAGCCGTGCTGTCCCCTGGGGACTCGGTGATGGGCTACACGGTGGTGAGGCAACTGGACCGAGGTGGCTTCGGCACCGTGTACCTCGCGACGAATGACGGGCAGCCCTGCGCACTGAAGCTCGTGGAGCGGCAGCGCGTGGAGGGGCGGGTGGAGAAGGAAATCTCCATCCTCTTGCGCTTGACGCACCCGAACGTGGTGGGCATTCGCGGCTTCACATACTGGCAAGCCGAGGAGCGCGACTTCGCCCTCATCGCCATGGAGTACGTGGAGGGGCGGAAGCTGAGCGCGTGGGTGAAGGATGAGAACCCCTCGGCCCGGCGAATCGCGAAGGTGACGCTCGACATGGCGCGGGCGCTGAAGGCCTCGCACGAGGCGGGAGTGGTGCACCGGGATGTGAAGGACGCCAACGTCATGGTGCGCGACGCGGACGGCCTGGCGGTGCTGGTGGACTACGGCATCGGGGACTACGCGGGAGCCCCCTCCGGCATCACCCAGTCCATGCTGCCGCCAGGGACGATGGAGTACCGGCCCCCCGAGGCTTGGCTCTTCCTGCAGAAGTACCTCGGCCAGAAGACGAGCGCCCGCTACGTGTCCGCCCCCTCGGATGACATGTGGGCCCTGGGCACCGTCCTCTACCGCCTCCTGACGGCGAGGTTGCCCTTCGACGCGGGGACGGAGGAGGACTACATCCGGAGTGTCATCAGCAAGTCGCCTGTGCCCCCTCACCACGTCAACCGCTTCGTCCCGGAGCGGCTGGGCATGTTGTGCATGCGGCTGCTGGAGAAGGACCCTGCTGCACGTCCAGACGCGAGCGCTGTCTGTGCGGCCCTGGAGCAGCTCCTGTCGGGGGCGGAGGGGGAGGCGTGGGACACGCCCTTGTTCGAAGCATATGGCCCGAACTCGGCCACGACGGAGGGCGAGGGGAACGCGCTGAAGCGGTGGGCAAAGCGGCCCTTGCGCCAGATGCGTCGTGGCAAGCCGCCGGGGCCGGAGCTGCCGGAAGTCCCAGGCGAAGGCAGGCCCGCGGCATTGCCACCCGAGGCCCCGCCCGTACCTGCGGCCACGCGGCCTGTGGAGGCGCAGTTGCCGGGCTTGGCGCTCGATGCCGGGGTGGGGGCGGAAGCCGCAATGGAGGCGGACGGCGCGCTGGAAGCAGCGCTCGTGGCCCCCGGCGTCGAGGCAGGGCGGCCCTCGGTTCTTTCGCGACTCCGGCTGGGGCGTGTGCTGGGCGCGGGGCTGCTGGCCATGACCCTCGCGTCGGGGGCGTACTTCTCACTGCGGACGGACTCACCGCAGCCGCAGGCTGTCACCGGCCAAGAAGTAGCGCCATATATAGAAAAACCTCAAGCTGCCCCGGCCGCAGCTCCCACCGGGCCGGAGGCAACACCTGCGGCCGTCGCTCCCCCCGCGACGCTTCCCGAGGTGACTGCCACCGTGACGACGACGAAGAGTGACTCCCCGACCTCCCCGCCGGTGCCTGCCAAGAAGGCCACGAGGAGCGTCAGCAGTGCCTTGGCGACGGCCGCCCTCTGCACCACGTTCGCGTGCTCCGGTCCCCAGGTGCGCCCGGCTCCCGACCCTGAACCGTGCCCGGCAGGCTCTGTGGAGGGCATGAGGAAGCTGGGCATGAAGAGTGGAGACTACGAGGCTGCGAGCTTCGTCCGAGGGGACCAAAAAGTCGTAACGGTGAGGGACGGCACTGCACAGATCATCCTGGGCGGGGACAAGGCCACGCTGTCTGGGCGACTCACTATTGCCGACCGCGTCTATGTCCGACTGACGCGGGTGCGATTTCGCGGAGAGAGCTTCCCCGTGTGCCTGGAAGTGCTGGACACCTCTCGCAACCGCGGACTGGAGATAGAGGGTGGCGGAGGGGAGACGGGCAAGGCTCGCGTGTACTCTGCCGTCTTCGTCAAGGCAGTGAGTGAGTTTGAATGA
- a CDS encoding DUF2381 family protein, which yields MHHSVSAVLLFLLLVGEGTALAQSPATTVGLSVRRIELVADDAQPAVEVAVSPGLSTMFLFDSEVSREGLTLEGRERFALVDAGLTVLRLIPSEKISAGERLKLTVRFQDGAAPASATFVLVAHPARSEAHVEVYRRKRSVETYQEEVRQARIEAEKCREENERLRAERSAPDGLTGLISTEVLSGRGAEFRDVTRSVTLAPGGAAAKHAVNAYRAAHRVAVEVFLVPRGDDQPWTAVGATLRGRANEELKVLQVWQSGPVAPGSVGPRVVVEAEAASESPQGPFTLKLWDADGRRTVTLGNVTFP from the coding sequence GTGCATCATTCCGTGTCGGCCGTGCTGCTTTTCCTCCTCCTCGTAGGGGAGGGGACGGCCCTGGCGCAGTCGCCCGCAACCACCGTGGGACTGAGCGTTCGCCGAATCGAGCTGGTTGCGGATGATGCTCAGCCAGCAGTTGAAGTGGCGGTGAGCCCAGGACTTTCGACGATGTTCCTCTTTGATTCGGAGGTGAGTCGAGAGGGGCTGACGCTCGAGGGACGCGAGCGCTTCGCGCTGGTGGACGCTGGGCTTACTGTCTTGCGCCTGATCCCGTCAGAGAAAATCTCGGCGGGAGAACGGCTCAAGCTGACAGTGCGTTTCCAGGATGGCGCGGCCCCGGCGAGCGCGACGTTTGTCCTGGTCGCCCACCCCGCACGGTCGGAGGCTCATGTCGAAGTCTATCGGCGCAAGAGGAGCGTCGAGACGTACCAAGAGGAAGTCCGGCAGGCGCGCATCGAGGCTGAGAAATGCCGAGAGGAGAATGAGCGCCTACGCGCGGAGCGAAGCGCTCCGGATGGGCTGACGGGACTCATCTCGACGGAAGTCCTCAGTGGGCGGGGCGCTGAGTTCCGCGACGTGACTAGGAGTGTGACGCTGGCCCCAGGAGGAGCAGCAGCCAAACACGCTGTCAATGCATACCGTGCCGCACACAGGGTGGCCGTCGAGGTCTTCCTCGTGCCGCGGGGTGATGACCAACCGTGGACAGCGGTGGGGGCGACGCTCAGGGGCAGAGCCAACGAGGAGCTGAAGGTGCTTCAAGTCTGGCAGTCTGGCCCTGTTGCCCCAGGCTCGGTTGGCCCGCGTGTGGTGGTAGAGGCCGAGGCAGCATCCGAGTCTCCTCAAGGCCCCTTCACGCTGAAGCTCTGGGACGCGGATGGGCGGCGCACCGTCACCCTGGGCAACGTCACCTTCCCTTAA